From Scytonema millei VB511283, the proteins below share one genomic window:
- a CDS encoding GNAT family N-acetyltransferase — translation MIVRKLAKTDAEDYRQIRLEALYNNPDSFGTTYHEETIRTINEFRNRMPEGNNNFILGCYEKQELIGIIAFHQEERIKVRHKAYIRSMYVKQQYRGQGIGKLLLGKLIDIAKAINEIEILLLDVVTNNMPAEQLYLSFGFQVYGIETMAYKFNDRYFDLKFMFLRIK, via the coding sequence ATGATAGTTAGAAAATTAGCAAAAACTGATGCAGAAGATTATAGACAAATTCGATTAGAAGCTTTATACAACAATCCAGATTCCTTCGGTACGACGTACCATGAAGAAACAATTAGAACGATAAATGAATTTAGAAACAGAATGCCAGAAGGCAATAACAACTTTATATTAGGCTGCTATGAAAAGCAAGAGTTAATTGGCATAATCGCATTCCATCAAGAGGAAAGAATAAAAGTAAGACATAAAGCCTATATTCGTAGTATGTATGTCAAACAACAATATCGCGGACAAGGTATAGGTAAATTACTCTTGGGTAAATTGATTGACATAGCAAAAGCTATCAATGAAATAGAAATATTATTGCTTGATGTCGTTACAAATAATATGCCAGCAGAACAACTTTATTTATCGTTTGGTTTTCAAGTCTATGGAATAGAAACAATGGCATATAAGTTTAACGATCGCTATTTCGATCTAAAATTTATGTTTCTACGGATTAAATAA